From Streptomyces sp. TLI_053, a single genomic window includes:
- a CDS encoding radical SAM protein, translating to MNSSEQRFHVIVLSNFAKGFDKYAFAYGKAGIPESTFPDRFHLLTRAELGIGIGKARRLLERLAVPGDRLLVLETTVDPERLVPNVSTGLGTELHEDRIRLSAVHELGRADDEYALHPTTVEDAMAASLHLQASARRGYADLRPRSVSVLPVASACQARCSFCFSAASISSDQPPARVPWGAVGHWLERARAAGAERAVITGGGEPTLIPFEQQLRLVSACSAAFPKVVLITNAHTLAKGRHADRADRLAALGDAGLSVLAVSRHHQDDAVSERLMALRTPVGSVIDTWRLERDRWPGLRTRLICVLQRGGVADASGVADYLSWAAALGVEEVCFKELYVSTSTESLYFERSANVWSREHQVSLSVVTRFAAQHGFEAASRLPWGAPVFRGTWDGRPMRIAAYTEPSLLWERTNGIARSWNVMADGRCYASLEDRASEIVAEGAAV from the coding sequence ATGAACAGCAGCGAGCAGCGCTTCCACGTCATCGTGCTGTCGAACTTCGCGAAGGGCTTCGACAAGTACGCATTCGCCTACGGCAAGGCGGGGATCCCGGAGAGCACCTTTCCCGACCGGTTCCATCTGCTGACCCGCGCGGAGCTGGGCATCGGCATCGGCAAGGCACGACGCCTGCTGGAACGTCTGGCCGTTCCGGGTGACCGGTTGCTGGTCCTGGAGACCACGGTGGACCCGGAACGGCTGGTACCCAACGTGTCGACCGGTCTCGGCACGGAACTGCACGAGGACCGCATCCGGCTGTCGGCCGTCCACGAGCTCGGCCGGGCGGACGACGAGTACGCGCTGCACCCGACGACCGTCGAGGACGCCATGGCGGCCTCCCTGCACCTGCAGGCATCGGCCCGGCGCGGCTACGCCGACCTGCGACCCCGCTCGGTCTCGGTCCTGCCGGTCGCCTCCGCCTGCCAGGCCCGCTGCTCGTTCTGCTTCTCCGCGGCCTCGATCTCCAGCGACCAGCCGCCGGCCCGGGTCCCGTGGGGCGCGGTCGGCCACTGGCTGGAGCGCGCCCGCGCGGCGGGCGCCGAACGGGCCGTGATCACGGGCGGCGGGGAGCCCACGCTCATACCGTTCGAACAGCAGCTGCGGCTGGTGTCCGCCTGCTCGGCGGCCTTCCCGAAGGTCGTCCTGATCACCAACGCGCACACCCTGGCGAAGGGCCGGCACGCCGACCGGGCCGACCGGCTGGCGGCCCTGGGCGACGCGGGCCTGAGCGTGCTGGCGGTCTCCAGGCACCATCAGGACGACGCCGTCAGCGAGCGGCTGATGGCACTCCGCACGCCCGTGGGCTCCGTGATCGACACCTGGCGCCTGGAGCGCGACCGCTGGCCGGGGCTGCGGACGAGGCTGATCTGCGTGCTCCAGCGCGGCGGCGTGGCCGACGCGAGCGGCGTCGCCGACTACCTCTCGTGGGCCGCCGCCCTCGGTGTCGAGGAGGTCTGCTTCAAGGAGCTCTACGTCTCCACCAGCACCGAATCGCTCTACTTCGAGCGCTCCGCCAACGTCTGGAGCCGGGAACACCAGGTCTCGCTGTCCGTCGTCACCCGGTTCGCCGCGCAGCACGGTTTCGAAGCGGCGAGCCGCCTGCCCTGGGGCGCGCCGGTCTTCCGCGGCACCTGGGACGGCCGACCGATGCGGATCGCCGCCTACACCGAGCCCAGTCTGCTCTGGGAACGCACCAACGGGATCGCGCGCAGCTGGAACGTCATGGCCGACGGACGCTGCTACGCCTCCCTCGAGGACCGGGCCAGCGAGATCGTGGCGGAGGGCGCAGCGGTATGA
- a CDS encoding alpha/beta hydrolase, producing MPVDPAIAVMLEQINALAAVSVREADPEFLREADRRLRTLGPAPAPIEVGSVQDTVVAGPAGDIPVRVYRPAGAGLHPTVAYFHGGGWTIGDLDSHDLVTRRLCRDVEAVVVAVHYRRAPEDPFPAAYDDCLTVATHVADHIDAYGGDRDRLAVAGDSAGANLAAVVALAFRDQHRPLAAQLLAYPATDFEGSYPSRAEYGEGYLLTLEALDDFKHLYAGDDPAARSDSRLSPLRAASHRGLAPAVLGVGQYDPLRDEVMAYAEALRAAGVEVFARVYDGLTHTFLGLFALSPAADAADAELFAQLKQRLAV from the coding sequence ATGCCCGTCGACCCCGCCATCGCCGTCATGCTCGAACAGATCAACGCCCTGGCCGCCGTTTCCGTCCGCGAGGCCGATCCCGAGTTCCTGCGCGAGGCCGACCGCCGGCTGCGCACGCTGGGGCCCGCGCCGGCGCCGATCGAGGTCGGGTCCGTCCAGGACACCGTCGTGGCCGGACCCGCCGGCGACATCCCGGTGCGGGTCTACCGGCCCGCCGGTGCCGGCCTCCACCCCACGGTCGCCTACTTCCACGGCGGCGGCTGGACCATCGGCGACCTGGACAGCCACGACCTCGTCACCCGCCGGCTCTGCCGCGACGTCGAGGCCGTGGTGGTCGCCGTGCACTACCGCCGTGCTCCGGAGGACCCGTTCCCGGCCGCCTACGACGACTGCCTGACCGTCGCCACCCATGTCGCCGACCACATCGACGCGTACGGCGGCGACCGCGACCGGCTCGCCGTCGCCGGCGACAGTGCCGGTGCCAACCTGGCCGCGGTCGTCGCGCTGGCCTTCCGCGACCAGCACCGCCCCCTTGCCGCCCAGCTGCTCGCCTACCCGGCCACCGACTTCGAGGGCTCCTATCCCTCCCGCGCCGAGTACGGCGAGGGTTACCTGCTGACCCTGGAGGCGCTCGACGACTTCAAGCACCTCTATGCCGGGGACGACCCCGCCGCACGCTCCGACAGTCGCCTCTCCCCGCTGCGCGCCGCGAGCCACCGGGGCCTGGCCCCCGCCGTGCTCGGCGTCGGTCAGTACGACCCGCTGCGCGACGAGGTGATGGCCTACGCCGAGGCCCTGCGCGCGGCCGGTGTCGAGGTCTTCGCCCGCGTCTACGACGGCCTGACCCACACCTTCCTCGGCCTGTTCGCGCTCTCCCCGGCCGCGGACGCCGCGGACGCGGAGCTGTTCGCCCAGCTCAAGCAGCGCCTCGCCGTGTGA
- a CDS encoding alpha/beta hydrolase: protein MTLLTASAAPALGAAAPTAAATTADPPAAATADPLATLRGQQPPWHPCASGPDDADGADLDAAGARCTGITVPLDYRHPGGRTLSIAVSRLPATDPAHRLGTLFYNPGGPGVPARALSLALRRAAPDLGARYDIVAMDPRFVGASSPLDCGWPTSGPGAAGPDRLGFDRSAEIAKDLAARCAPYRSLLPHASTRNTARDLDLVRAVLGEPTIAYLGSSYGSYLGEVYLQLFPDRLGRAVFDAAMDPDRFGPDLTATQGPAMAAALTAWAAWAAGHDDRHHLGTTTAEVLASVERVRLAAERAPLAVGAHRVDARALPQVLWTVSGGDDANAYEEFSALARVLLDAAEGRPARPTELLEAVLTGLASPDTGGSAAVQTAIMCADRAVPRDPLGYYRDIEAHRADEPLFGPLTRNLTPCTFWPAGPAEAPTRVRNAVPVLLVGADGDPAATYPGQLSAHRALTGSRLVTLRGAFRHTVYAGMFAPRDACMDAAVDRYLLDGVMPAQDTDCPAPRP from the coding sequence ATGACCCTCCTCACCGCGTCGGCCGCACCGGCCCTCGGCGCCGCTGCACCGACCGCCGCCGCGACCACCGCCGATCCGCCGGCCGCCGCGACCGCCGATCCGCTCGCCACCCTCCGCGGCCAACAACCGCCCTGGCACCCCTGCGCGAGCGGCCCGGACGACGCCGACGGCGCCGACCTCGACGCCGCCGGCGCCCGCTGCACCGGGATCACCGTCCCCCTCGACTACCGCCACCCCGGCGGACGCACGCTGAGCATCGCCGTCTCCCGGCTGCCCGCCACCGACCCCGCCCACCGGCTGGGCACCCTGTTCTACAACCCCGGCGGCCCCGGCGTCCCCGCCCGCGCGCTCTCCCTCGCGCTGCGCCGGGCGGCGCCCGACCTCGGCGCTCGCTACGACATCGTCGCCATGGACCCGCGCTTCGTCGGCGCCAGCAGCCCCCTCGACTGCGGCTGGCCGACGTCCGGCCCGGGCGCGGCCGGCCCCGACCGCCTCGGCTTCGACCGCTCCGCCGAGATCGCCAAGGACCTCGCGGCCCGCTGCGCCCCGTACCGGTCCCTGCTGCCGCACGCCTCCACCCGCAACACCGCCCGGGACCTGGACCTGGTGCGCGCCGTGCTCGGCGAGCCGACGATCGCCTACCTCGGTTCGTCCTACGGGAGTTACCTCGGTGAGGTCTACCTCCAGCTGTTCCCCGACCGGCTGGGGCGGGCGGTGTTCGACGCCGCCATGGACCCGGACCGCTTCGGCCCCGACCTGACGGCCACCCAGGGCCCGGCGATGGCGGCCGCGCTCACCGCCTGGGCCGCCTGGGCGGCCGGCCACGACGACCGCCACCACCTGGGGACGACCACCGCCGAGGTCCTGGCCTCGGTCGAGCGGGTGCGCCTGGCCGCCGAACGCGCCCCGCTCGCGGTGGGAGCCCACCGCGTCGACGCGCGGGCGCTGCCGCAGGTGCTGTGGACGGTGTCGGGCGGCGACGACGCCAACGCCTACGAGGAGTTCTCCGCCCTGGCACGCGTCCTGCTCGACGCCGCCGAGGGCCGGCCCGCCCGGCCGACCGAGTTGCTGGAGGCGGTGCTGACCGGCCTGGCGTCGCCCGACACCGGGGGCTCCGCGGCCGTGCAGACCGCGATCATGTGCGCGGACCGCGCCGTGCCGCGCGACCCGCTCGGCTACTACCGCGACATCGAGGCCCACCGCGCCGACGAGCCCCTGTTCGGCCCGCTCACCCGCAACCTCACCCCCTGCACCTTCTGGCCCGCCGGACCCGCCGAGGCGCCCACCCGGGTGCGCAACGCCGTTCCGGTGCTGCTGGTCGGTGCCGACGGAGACCCGGCCGCCACCTACCCCGGCCAGCTCTCCGCCCACCGCGCCCTGACCGGTTCCCGGCTGGTGACCCTGCGCGGGGCGTTCCGCCACACCGTCTACGCGGGCATGTTCGCCCCCCGGGACGCCTGCATGGACGCGGCCGTCGACCGCTACCTCCTCGACGGCGTCATGCCCGCCCAGGACACCGACTGCCCCGCACCGCGCCCGTAG
- a CDS encoding aminotransferase class I/II-fold pyridoxal phosphate-dependent enzyme: MRFDEFQAFRQRQLGASPSLVDAAETNVYRALAPVRPEPPTGTGRVHRCDLARAWLRRFELPQEWSRRAMVCRGVRHGLGVVFQQLHAVRARLWLPGDVYPVYFELARAAGLVPGSYPTLPAPALPRSPAGDRPEYLLLTNPSKPLGRYLSDAEVTAVIAWLEESPHRRLLIDTVYDLGAPFAPGTQRLLDTDRAVLLHSVTKGWLWPRTFGVVLLGPAEADLAEAFRADPPTPAQLRLADHLLTVHGDTPRQVVDELAARAERLFARLPDEVLAAIPMPSRTCPGNYFFPVEMAAETLRREYGLLALPAGVFGDGGWSGSVLTSLADAFGPTPVAPPVPTPPAPRPHDELRGGEPEPDR; this comes from the coding sequence ATGAGGTTCGACGAGTTCCAGGCATTCCGGCAGCGGCAGCTCGGTGCTTCACCCTCGCTCGTGGACGCCGCCGAGACGAACGTGTACCGGGCGCTCGCCCCCGTGCGGCCGGAACCGCCGACCGGCACGGGCAGGGTGCACCGCTGCGATCTCGCCCGGGCCTGGCTGCGGAGGTTCGAACTGCCGCAGGAGTGGTCCCGCCGCGCCATGGTCTGCCGAGGGGTCCGCCACGGGCTCGGTGTGGTGTTCCAGCAGCTGCACGCCGTGCGGGCACGGCTGTGGTTGCCCGGCGACGTGTACCCGGTCTACTTCGAGCTGGCCCGCGCCGCCGGCCTGGTGCCCGGGTCCTACCCGACGCTGCCCGCGCCGGCCCTGCCGAGGTCCCCGGCGGGCGACCGGCCCGAGTACCTGCTGCTCACCAACCCCAGCAAGCCGCTCGGCCGGTACCTGTCCGATGCGGAGGTCACCGCCGTGATCGCCTGGCTGGAGGAGTCGCCGCACCGCCGACTGCTGATCGACACCGTCTACGACCTGGGTGCGCCGTTCGCTCCCGGTACGCAACGTCTGCTGGACACCGACCGCGCGGTCCTGCTGCACTCGGTCACCAAGGGATGGCTGTGGCCGCGCACGTTCGGCGTCGTCCTGCTGGGTCCCGCGGAGGCCGACCTGGCCGAGGCCTTCCGGGCGGACCCGCCGACGCCGGCGCAGCTGAGGCTCGCCGACCACCTGCTGACCGTGCACGGCGACACGCCCCGGCAGGTCGTCGACGAACTGGCGGCACGCGCCGAGCGGTTGTTCGCACGGTTGCCGGACGAGGTGCTGGCGGCGATCCCCATGCCGAGCCGGACGTGTCCCGGCAACTACTTCTTCCCGGTCGAGATGGCCGCAGAGACTCTCCGGCGCGAGTACGGCCTGCTCGCCCTGCCGGCCGGCGTGTTCGGGGACGGCGGCTGGTCCGGCTCCGTCCTGACCAGCCTGGCCGACGCCTTCGGCCCGACGCCGGTGGCGCCTCCGGTCCCGACTCCCCCCGCGCCCCGTCCGCACGACGAGCTCAGGGGGGGCGAGCCCGAACCCGACCGTTGA